Proteins encoded in a region of the Populus nigra chromosome 3, ddPopNigr1.1, whole genome shotgun sequence genome:
- the LOC133688401 gene encoding nuclear transcription factor Y subunit B-6-like has protein sequence MDRRGGFHGYRKLLNTSSEINMRLTAEINHSSSSSNSNVHATTDDINECTVREQDRFMPIANVIRIMRKILPSHAKISDDAKETIQECVSEYISFITSEANERCQREQRKTITAEDVLYAMSKLGFDDYIEPLTIYLHRYRELEGERGSMRCEPLVKSTRNNNNNVDQFGAMAGVGAYAPAFHVSHHHHGFFGGSPIGAGYMNTRDATPNASSSHAAAALANVEAFAQHK, from the exons ATGGACCGTAGAGGAGGCTTTCATGGGTACCGCAAGCTCCTCAACACAAGCTCAG AGATCAACATGAGGCTAACTGCTGAGATCAaccacagcagcagcagcagcaacagcaacGTTCATGCAACCACAGATGACATTAATGAATGTACTGTAAGAGAGCAAGACAGGTTCATGCCAATAGCCAATGTTATCAGGATCATGCGCAAGATTCTCCCTTCACATGCAAAAATATCTGATGATGCCAAAGAAACAATCCAAGAATGCGTATCTGAGTACATTAGCTTCATCACTAGTGAAGCCAATGAACGTTGCCAACGCGAGCAACGCAAGACTATAACAGCTGAGGATGTGCTTTATGCAATGAGCAAGCTAGGGTTTGATGACTACATTGAACCCTTGACCATCTATCTTCACCGATACCGTGAACTCGAGGGCGAGCGCGGCTCGATGAGATGTGAGCCATTGGTGAAGAGTACTAGgaataacaataacaatgttGATCAGTTTGGAGCAATGGCTGGAGTTGGTGCTTATGCACCAGCATTTCATGTGAGCCATCATCACCATGGGTTCTTTGGTGGGTCTCCTATAGGAGCTGGATATATGAATACGAGGGATGCTACCCCCAATGCTAGTTCCTCccatgctgctgctgctttggCTAATGTTGAAGCGTTTGCTCAGCATAAATGA
- the LOC133688400 gene encoding tRNA (guanine(9)-N1)-methyltransferase-like, which yields MVEEKESEQNDQNTLESQPNSQPTPLSKNAQKKLLKQQKWEAKKAEKKAQVKEQKMKEAERKRKEWEERLSSCASEEERLKLIESRRELRKERMEKRAEEKEDKVQRLSKAKEFGQNIVIDLEFADLMTNSEIHSLVQQIMYCYAVNRRCTSPGHLWLTGCRGEMENQLQRLPGFDKWIIEKESQSYIDALQDQKENLVYLTADSETVLDELDLKKIYIIGGLVDRNRWKGITMKKASEQGIQTAKLPIGSYLKMSSSQVLTVNQVVEILLKFVEIKDWKASFFQVIPQRKRGETDSEELPGVDGEELENEDDPSDKKKRCIEVRSTQ from the exons ATGGTGGAGGAGAAAGAGAGCGAACAAAATGACCAAAACACCCTCGAGAGCCAACCCAATTCACAGCCCACTCCACTCTCCAAAAACGCACAAAAGAAACTGCTGAAGCAGCAAAAATGGGAAGCAAAGAAAGCAGAGAAGAAAGCACAAGTGAAGGagcaaaaaatgaaagaagcagagagaaagagaaaagaatggGAGGAGAGACTATCAAGCTGTGCAAGTGAAGAAGAAAGGTTGAAGCTTATAGAGTCAAGGAGAGAGTTAAGGAAAGAGAGAATGGAGAAGAGGGcagaagagaaagaagacaAAGTGCAGAGGCTTAGTAAGGCTAAAGAATTTGGTCAGAATATAGTGATTGATCTTGAGTTTGCTGATCTCATGACTAACAGTGAGATTCACAGTCTTGTTCAACAG ATTATGTATTGTTATGCTGTGAACAGAAGATGTACATCCCCCGGTCACCTCTGGTTGACTGGGTGCAGGGGGGAAATGGAGAACCAATTGCAAAGGCTCCCAGGATTTGATAAATGGATTATTGAGAAAGAAAGTCAGTCATATATTGATGCATTGCAAGATCAAAAGGAGAATTTGGTGTATCTTACAGCAGATTCTGAAACAGTGCTAGATGAACTCGatcttaagaaaatatatatcattgGTGGGTTAGTAGATCGGAATCGGTGGAAAGGCATAACCATGAAGAAAGCAAGTGAGCAAGGAATCCAAACAGCAAAACTTCCTATAGGCAGTTACTTGAAGATGTCAAGTTCTCAG GTACTTACTGTAAACCAAGTGGTAGAGATCCTACTCAAGTTTGTGGAAATAAAAGATTGGAAAGCTTCCTTCTTTCAAGTAATTCCTCAAAGGAAAAGAGGTGAAACTGATTCAGAAGAACTCCCGGGAGTTGATGGAGAAGAGTTGGAGAACGAAGATGACCCGTCTGATAAGAAAAAGCGATGCATTGAAGTTCGTTCCACGCAGTAG